The Gemmatimonadaceae bacterium genome contains a region encoding:
- a CDS encoding DEAD/DEAH box helicase, translating into MIAPTRAACETIELAVHLRVQTFLEKHHGERVRELARGGKGFGIVAGTGTGKTLAIRPIAEEILSARDLKVGVVNREREATPETPTWNVIIVTTGIARRWFEEGDILRHDTIIVDEIHQTSAELELCLALGKRVGCRFVWLSATVNPNFYARYLNSADVLQVHDFDPARAAQVRVIRKRALEFLDDRFLRQLGKDRRGVALFVPTRRGVEEAAEHVRHAAPRINTAFYHGGEPIRTIRPFLEGGERKPFFLAMTAAGQSALNVRGLDTVIIDDVKFFNAIDKGRNVLTQEHLGANEILQMAGRVHGRVEGGRVFILSDRNIEFDSLEPTEPEFQLAGDSERVAITCAALGVRADDLELPVPLDKTAYRRAIALLEARGIAENGRLTTYGRAVEAMPVERQWAELLVHGGDELLAQLAVMASIESLHRMTRDERDLEGLVVPGSDHLTAYNLYADAYQHAGSLGMVYDLPRHVFDEQRIERWAERRGALVKAIEDAALGMASVYRAVGVPLPSRMVRAGDDTVRAFRRLVADIMPFSLVIDEQTVWGEEARVSKTSVCGSWGAIAGDLRYFADRFGNPRASIEGTQLPADVVREFATTADPDVVYDADHKRSPLTVRRRVEYHGFELERDIEPIDAFPASLADRARRVLAEALARGEARHPGARENQAAIESIRETFRRSGGATPRLSFADLATLYERQLANVNSFTEFRRTPLAIDADAVVPPSVRERYAALPSTTSLRDREVEIHYDVEESAEGKPFGVARLRIPEKVARNLTESELPVLDRPLRFIVTRGARGAARASTLEELQEELERPFTAQELAEIDRAEDERRRERHDRRREKHAKRTPSKFEQHRRGGGKRRRRR; encoded by the coding sequence GTGATCGCGCCGACGCGCGCGGCGTGTGAGACGATCGAGCTCGCGGTTCACCTCCGCGTTCAGACTTTTCTCGAGAAGCACCACGGCGAGCGGGTGCGCGAGTTGGCGCGCGGCGGGAAGGGCTTCGGCATCGTCGCCGGCACGGGCACCGGGAAGACCCTCGCCATCCGCCCGATCGCCGAAGAGATCTTGTCTGCGCGGGACCTGAAGGTCGGCGTGGTGAATCGTGAGCGTGAAGCGACGCCCGAGACGCCGACATGGAACGTCATCATCGTCACGACAGGAATCGCGCGGCGCTGGTTCGAGGAAGGCGACATCCTCCGGCACGACACGATCATCGTCGACGAGATCCACCAGACGTCCGCCGAGCTCGAACTCTGCTTGGCGCTCGGCAAGCGCGTCGGCTGCCGATTCGTCTGGCTATCGGCGACGGTGAATCCGAATTTCTACGCGCGCTATCTGAATTCGGCCGACGTCCTCCAGGTGCACGACTTCGATCCGGCGCGCGCCGCGCAGGTGCGCGTCATTCGAAAGCGCGCGCTCGAATTCCTCGACGACCGTTTCCTCCGGCAGCTCGGCAAAGATCGCCGCGGCGTAGCGCTGTTCGTTCCGACGCGGCGCGGCGTGGAGGAGGCGGCCGAGCACGTGCGGCACGCGGCGCCGCGCATCAATACGGCATTTTATCACGGCGGCGAGCCGATCCGGACAATTCGGCCATTTCTCGAAGGGGGAGAGCGGAAGCCGTTTTTCCTCGCGATGACCGCGGCGGGTCAGAGCGCGCTCAACGTGCGCGGCCTCGACACCGTGATCATCGACGACGTGAAGTTCTTCAACGCGATCGACAAGGGTCGCAACGTGCTGACGCAGGAGCATCTCGGCGCGAACGAGATCCTGCAGATGGCCGGGCGCGTGCACGGCCGCGTCGAGGGCGGACGCGTTTTCATCCTTTCCGATCGGAACATCGAGTTCGATTCGCTCGAACCGACCGAGCCGGAATTTCAGTTGGCGGGCGATTCGGAGCGCGTCGCGATCACCTGCGCGGCGCTCGGCGTTCGGGCTGACGACCTCGAACTGCCGGTCCCGCTCGACAAGACGGCGTATCGCCGAGCGATCGCCCTGCTCGAAGCGCGTGGAATTGCCGAGAACGGTCGGCTCACGACGTACGGCCGTGCGGTGGAGGCGATGCCGGTCGAGCGGCAGTGGGCCGAGCTGCTCGTGCACGGCGGCGACGAGTTGCTGGCGCAGCTCGCCGTGATGGCGTCGATCGAGTCGCTGCACCGCATGACGCGCGACGAGCGGGATCTCGAGGGGCTCGTCGTGCCCGGAAGCGACCATCTCACCGCATACAACCTGTACGCCGACGCGTACCAACATGCGGGAAGCCTGGGGATGGTCTATGATCTCCCCCGCCACGTGTTCGATGAGCAGCGCATCGAGCGGTGGGCCGAACGCCGCGGCGCGCTGGTGAAAGCCATCGAGGATGCGGCGCTCGGTATGGCGAGCGTTTATCGCGCGGTCGGCGTTCCGTTACCGTCGCGCATGGTGCGAGCCGGCGACGACACCGTTCGCGCGTTTCGCAGACTCGTCGCCGACATCATGCCGTTCTCGCTCGTGATCGACGAGCAGACGGTGTGGGGCGAAGAGGCGCGCGTCTCGAAGACGAGTGTCTGCGGCAGCTGGGGCGCGATCGCCGGCGACTTGCGGTATTTCGCCGACCGGTTCGGCAACCCGCGCGCGTCGATCGAGGGAACGCAGCTGCCGGCCGATGTCGTGCGGGAATTCGCGACGACGGCTGATCCGGACGTCGTCTACGACGCGGATCACAAGCGGTCGCCGCTCACCGTGCGCCGGCGCGTGGAGTATCACGGGTTCGAGCTCGAGCGCGACATCGAACCAATCGACGCATTTCCGGCGTCGTTGGCAGATCGGGCGCGACGAGTGTTGGCGGAAGCGCTCGCGCGCGGCGAAGCGCGCCATCCCGGCGCGCGGGAGAACCAGGCCGCGATCGAGTCGATACGAGAGACATTCAGACGCTCGGGTGGCGCGACTCCGCGTTTGAGCTTCGCCGATTTGGCGACGCTGTACGAACGGCAACTCGCGAACGTGAATTCGTTCACCGAGTTTCGGCGCACGCCGCTGGCGATCGACGCCGACGCCGTCGTGCCGCCGTCGGTGCGCGAGCGCTATGCCGCGCTCCCGTCGACGACGTCGCTTCGCGACCGCGAGGTCGAAATTCACTACGACGTCGAGGAGTCGGCTGAGGGAAAACCCTTCGGTGTGGCACGCCTTCGAATCCCCGAGAAAGTCGCGCGCAACCTCACCGAGTCCGAGCTGCCCGTTCTCGACCGCCCGCTACGCTTCATCGTGACGCGCGGCGCCCGCGGCGCCGCCCGCGCGTCCACGCTCGAGGAGCTGCAAGAGGAGCTCGAGCGCCCGTTCACCGCGCAGGAGCTCGCCGAGATCGACCGCGCCGAGGACGAACGCCGCCGCGAACGCCACGACCGCCGGCGTGAGAAACACGCGAAGCGCACGCCGTCGAAGTTCGAGCAGCACCGCCGTGGCGGGGGCAAACGCCGCCGCCGGCGTTAG
- a CDS encoding ATP-dependent 6-phosphofructokinase, with protein MRIAISTGGGDAPGLNAVIRAAVLSAVDRGWEVLGIKRGFAGLMGEDEVIPMTRETVRGIAHLGGTILRTTNRGNPFHYPRMQPDGTILSEDRSDELFQNAARLGIDAIISIGGDGSLSIAQKLCDKGMKIVGVPKTIDNDVSGTITTFGFDTAVNTAMEAIDKLHTTAESHDRVIVMEVMGRDAGFIALHSGVAGTADVILIPEIPYDIEKVCEKIDARDRGGRHFSIVVVAEGAFPKGGTTSTLGESLPGEARRVGGLCEPIAREIQARTGKETRSLVLGHLQRGGMPTGYDRLLATRFGGAAVRAVAEEKWGHMVALQSPHIVTIPIKEALRDSKRVDPAHDLVLTARATGISFGD; from the coding sequence ATGAGAATCGCCATCTCGACCGGCGGCGGCGACGCGCCGGGTCTCAACGCGGTCATTCGCGCGGCCGTCCTCTCGGCTGTCGATCGGGGCTGGGAAGTCCTCGGCATCAAGCGGGGATTCGCCGGGTTGATGGGCGAAGACGAGGTGATCCCGATGACCCGCGAAACGGTGCGCGGCATCGCGCATCTCGGCGGGACGATCCTCCGCACGACGAACCGCGGCAATCCGTTTCACTATCCGCGGATGCAGCCGGACGGCACGATCCTCAGTGAGGATCGCTCCGACGAGCTGTTTCAAAACGCCGCGCGCCTCGGCATCGACGCGATCATCTCGATCGGTGGCGACGGGTCACTCTCCATCGCGCAGAAGCTCTGCGACAAAGGGATGAAGATCGTCGGCGTGCCGAAGACGATCGACAACGACGTGAGCGGCACGATCACGACGTTCGGATTCGACACCGCGGTCAACACGGCGATGGAGGCCATTGATAAGCTTCATACCACTGCGGAATCGCATGATCGTGTGATCGTCATGGAGGTAATGGGGCGCGACGCCGGATTCATCGCGCTGCACTCGGGAGTCGCCGGAACGGCCGACGTCATTCTGATTCCGGAGATCCCCTACGACATCGAAAAAGTCTGCGAGAAGATCGACGCGCGCGACCGCGGCGGCCGGCATTTCTCGATCGTGGTTGTGGCCGAAGGCGCGTTTCCGAAGGGAGGAACGACGTCCACGCTCGGCGAGTCGCTGCCCGGAGAAGCGAGACGGGTCGGCGGGTTGTGCGAACCGATCGCGCGCGAGATCCAGGCGCGCACCGGGAAGGAAACCCGCTCGCTCGTGCTCGGCCATCTTCAGCGCGGCGGCATGCCGACGGGATACGACCGTCTATTGGCGACGCGATTCGGGGGCGCCGCGGTGCGGGCCGTGGCCGAGGAGAAGTGGGGGCACATGGTCGCGCTGCAATCGCCGCACATCGTGACGATTCCGATCAAGGAAGCGTTGCGCGACTCCAAGCGTGTCGATCCGGCGCATGATCTAGTGCTGACCGCGCGGGCGACGGGGATCAGTTTTGGAGATTGA
- a CDS encoding CGNR zinc finger domain-containing protein: MLTFTSTSDAGTLAYVPRPMGERSPFVFVGERLWLDFVNSEFGIRRFDALRDFDSMVRWLEAAAVLDAERASGIRRRAQQQPAGAAASLIDARRVRSALRALAERGPLSDRVRFDGLGEINRVLGRSAGTRRVEQRADGTFIRSFVPVGDAFAGLVIPIVESAADALILGELSRVRRCADPRCQRVFFDNTKNGRRRWCDMSTCGNRAKAARHREKLKSH; encoded by the coding sequence ATGCTCACGTTCACTTCCACCTCCGACGCCGGAACCCTGGCCTACGTGCCGCGCCCGATGGGCGAACGGTCGCCGTTCGTCTTTGTCGGTGAGCGGCTCTGGCTCGACTTCGTGAACTCCGAGTTCGGCATTCGACGCTTCGACGCGCTCCGCGACTTCGATTCGATGGTGCGCTGGCTCGAGGCGGCCGCGGTGCTCGACGCGGAACGCGCGAGCGGCATTCGCCGCCGCGCGCAACAGCAGCCGGCGGGCGCGGCCGCGTCGCTCATCGACGCGCGGCGCGTGCGGTCGGCGCTGCGCGCGCTGGCGGAGCGCGGCCCGCTCAGCGATCGCGTGCGCTTCGACGGACTCGGGGAGATCAACCGCGTCCTCGGCCGCAGCGCCGGCACGCGGCGCGTCGAACAACGCGCCGACGGCACGTTCATTCGGTCGTTCGTCCCCGTCGGCGACGCGTTCGCCGGCCTCGTGATCCCGATCGTCGAGTCGGCCGCCGACGCGTTGATTCTCGGCGAGCTGTCGCGCGTGCGCCGCTGCGCCGACCCGCGCTGCCAGCGCGTGTTCTTCGACAACACGAAGAACGGACGTCGCCGCTGGTGCGACATGTCCACGTGCGGCAACCGCGCGAAGGCCGCGCGCCATCGGGAGAAGCTCAAGTCCCATTGA
- a CDS encoding DEAD/DEAH box helicase yields MAIHTTEVEQAAAAETRTFDELGLSAEALSAIRDAGYQHPTPIQAQAIPLVLQGRDVMGLAQTGTGKTAAFTLPIVDRLLNGPRRTRALVLTPTRELCVQVEESVRKYARHAELGAASVYGGVPIEPQQKRLRAGVDIVVATPGRLIDHLERQNVVFDDLEVLVLDEADRMLDMGFAPQINRIVAQIPSYRQTLLFSATMPPEVEALARKYLRKPVVVQVGRRSQAANTVSHAVYPVPRERKSALLARLLREDRLDSVLVFTRTKHGADRVVRHLERDGIESAALHADKTQPQRARALEDFRSGRVRVLVATDIAQRGLDISGISHVINYDVPQQAEDYVHRIGRTGRAAKEGDAFTFMSPDEIAMVRLIERVIGQPIPRISVPGFDFGTEAAD; encoded by the coding sequence ATGGCAATACACACAACTGAAGTAGAGCAGGCGGCAGCCGCAGAGACTCGCACGTTTGATGAGCTCGGGCTGTCGGCGGAAGCGCTGAGCGCGATCCGCGACGCGGGATATCAGCATCCGACGCCAATTCAGGCGCAGGCGATCCCGCTAGTCCTCCAAGGGCGCGACGTGATGGGACTCGCGCAAACAGGAACCGGCAAGACTGCCGCGTTCACCCTCCCCATCGTCGACCGTCTGCTCAATGGCCCGCGCCGAACGCGGGCCCTGGTGCTCACCCCGACGCGCGAGCTGTGCGTCCAGGTGGAAGAGAGCGTGCGGAAGTACGCCCGGCACGCGGAGCTCGGCGCGGCGTCGGTCTACGGCGGCGTTCCGATCGAGCCGCAACAAAAACGGCTACGCGCCGGCGTCGACATCGTCGTCGCCACTCCGGGGCGGCTCATCGACCATCTCGAGCGACAGAACGTCGTGTTCGACGACCTCGAGGTGCTCGTGCTCGACGAAGCGGATCGCATGCTCGACATGGGATTCGCGCCGCAGATCAACCGAATCGTCGCGCAGATTCCGAGCTACCGGCAAACGTTGTTGTTCAGCGCGACAATGCCCCCCGAGGTCGAGGCGCTGGCGCGGAAATACCTGCGTAAGCCGGTCGTCGTGCAGGTAGGACGCCGCTCGCAGGCCGCGAACACGGTGTCACACGCGGTGTACCCGGTGCCGCGCGAGCGAAAGAGCGCGTTGCTCGCGCGACTCCTGCGCGAGGATCGTCTCGATTCCGTGCTGGTCTTCACGCGCACGAAGCACGGCGCCGATCGCGTCGTGCGGCATCTCGAGCGCGACGGCATCGAATCGGCGGCACTGCACGCCGACAAGACGCAGCCGCAGCGCGCGCGAGCCCTCGAGGATTTCAGGAGCGGTCGCGTACGTGTGCTCGTCGCGACAGACATCGCGCAACGCGGTCTCGACATCTCCGGCATCTCGCACGTCATCAACTACGACGTGCCGCAGCAAGCCGAAGACTACGTCCACCGCATCGGGCGCACCGGCCGAGCCGCGAAGGAAGGCGACGCGTTCACGTTCATGTCTCCCGACGAGATCGCGATGGTGCGTCTCATCGAACGCGTGATCGGTCAGCCAATCCCACGGATTTCAGTTCCAGGATTCGATTTCGGGACCGAGGCCGCGGACTGA
- a CDS encoding SelT/SelW/SelH family (seleno)protein, with translation MRVRIEYCTMUNYEPRATGLAAEVRKRFPDADVEMTPSSGGRFEVFYEGHPIFEKSKLKRHAAPGEIVRLLEARRAANG, from the coding sequence GTGCGCGTGAGGATCGAATACTGCACGATGTGAAACTACGAGCCGCGGGCGACCGGTCTGGCCGCCGAGGTTCGCAAGCGATTTCCCGATGCCGACGTCGAGATGACCCCGTCCAGCGGTGGGCGGTTCGAGGTGTTTTACGAGGGTCATCCGATTTTCGAGAAATCGAAATTGAAGCGCCACGCCGCGCCCGGCGAAATCGTTCGGCTGTTGGAGGCCCGTCGCGCCGCCAACGGTTAG
- a CDS encoding RNA polymerase sigma factor codes for MSDDAADVQRVLAGNVDAYAALVDRYYDRCARFAVRMLGNRDDAEDALQATFVRAYRALDRYQERDRFSAWLYRILVNQCRSVAARRAHRERVFVREEALLANAPDRSQGWTGEDEEFVQRVLNELDPLLREAFLLKYIEEMSYEEMSALTGVGVSALKMRAKRACDRLRERWERIKND; via the coding sequence ATGAGCGACGATGCCGCCGACGTTCAACGCGTGCTGGCGGGCAACGTTGACGCTTACGCCGCGTTGGTCGACCGATACTACGACCGGTGCGCGCGTTTTGCAGTCCGAATGCTGGGAAACCGCGACGACGCGGAAGATGCGCTGCAGGCGACGTTCGTCCGAGCCTACCGCGCGCTGGATCGGTATCAGGAACGCGACCGTTTCAGCGCCTGGTTGTATCGGATTCTGGTGAATCAATGTCGTAGTGTTGCTGCACGCAGGGCCCATAGGGAGCGGGTGTTCGTGCGAGAGGAAGCTCTCCTCGCCAATGCACCCGATCGGTCGCAGGGTTGGACTGGTGAGGACGAGGAATTCGTCCAGCGGGTGTTGAACGAGTTGGACCCGTTGCTCCGAGAGGCGTTTCTCCTGAAGTACATCGAAGAGATGAGCTACGAGGAGATGTCTGCGCTGACTGGCGTTGGGGTCTCCGCGTTGAAGATGCGAGCGAAGCGCGCATGCGATCGCCTGCGCGAGCGGTGGGAGCGGATCAAGAATGACTGA
- a CDS encoding isoamylase early set domain-containing protein, giving the protein MTEPDLSPYVEWIAREARRPVVMDAGARDRVMAAVRAEPVPHRGFVRQIGNAFQRFAEPRAFSVSPARSTLLAAGLVGIGVFAGAVMTNRDGRPTAGQPQVAAPVTRLPVSDTFVKFTFVAPSAKAVTLVGDFNDWDVSRTPMAESGGVWTVVVPMAAGRHQYSYVVDGKSWSSDPNAPSAPDDGFGHTNSVKIVGRGSTS; this is encoded by the coding sequence ATGACTGAGCCGGACCTGAGCCCGTACGTGGAATGGATCGCCCGCGAGGCACGCCGCCCCGTCGTCATGGACGCGGGCGCTCGTGATCGCGTCATGGCGGCCGTCCGCGCCGAGCCTGTTCCACACCGCGGCTTTGTTCGCCAGATCGGTAACGCGTTCCAGCGGTTCGCCGAACCGCGCGCGTTCAGTGTGTCGCCTGCGCGGAGCACGCTCCTCGCGGCGGGCCTCGTCGGTATCGGTGTCTTTGCCGGCGCGGTGATGACTAACCGGGACGGCCGCCCGACGGCCGGGCAACCTCAGGTTGCTGCTCCTGTCACCAGGCTCCCGGTTTCAGACACGTTCGTGAAGTTCACGTTCGTGGCGCCGTCGGCCAAGGCGGTCACGCTGGTCGGCGATTTCAACGATTGGGACGTGTCACGGACGCCCATGGCGGAGTCGGGCGGCGTTTGGACCGTCGTCGTACCGATGGCCGCAGGGCGGCATCAGTACTCGTACGTGGTGGACGGAAAATCGTGGAGCAGCGATCCGAACGCCCCCTCCGCGCCCGATGACGGGTTCGGTCACACGAATTCCGTAAAGATCGTAGGGAGAGGATCCACCTCGTGA
- a CDS encoding alpha/beta hydrolase — MTRPLSPAEMFPAGHDDITVRFVTLVTQTRVRILESGFSGDIDVVMLHGWVASAYSFRHELESLPALGVHCLAVDLRGFGLSDKPSARDSYALDAYVADLDALLDEVASTRVVLMAHSMGAGIALAYALARPDRVRGLVLVSPVGIVPVAFLSLPRLMPRAIAARVEGLLVPRWEAGWILRHIAYGDPSRATERDVDEYWAPTQLPGFTLAARASAEEFDWRPLGASQLERLAVPSLVILGRKDRLIRDAGAAASQIPRAAVHELDAGHVAHEECPGETHQLVASFLNQVRRIG; from the coding sequence GTGACGCGCCCGCTGTCCCCGGCCGAGATGTTTCCGGCCGGCCACGATGACATCACCGTGCGGTTTGTGACGCTCGTCACGCAAACGCGCGTTCGAATCCTCGAAAGCGGATTCTCGGGCGACATCGACGTCGTCATGCTGCACGGGTGGGTTGCGTCGGCATATTCGTTCCGCCACGAACTGGAGTCGCTTCCCGCGCTCGGCGTGCATTGCTTGGCGGTCGACCTGCGCGGTTTCGGACTGTCGGACAAACCGTCGGCACGAGACTCGTACGCGCTCGACGCGTACGTCGCCGATCTCGACGCATTGCTCGACGAAGTCGCGTCGACTCGCGTGGTTCTGATGGCTCACTCGATGGGCGCCGGGATCGCGCTGGCGTACGCCTTGGCGCGACCGGACCGAGTTCGTGGTCTCGTACTCGTCTCTCCGGTCGGGATCGTGCCTGTCGCCTTCCTGTCGCTTCCACGACTAATGCCGCGCGCGATCGCGGCCCGCGTCGAGGGGCTTCTCGTGCCTCGTTGGGAGGCGGGTTGGATCCTCCGGCACATCGCGTACGGTGATCCGTCGCGCGCCACGGAAAGAGATGTCGACGAGTACTGGGCCCCGACACAGCTCCCCGGTTTCACGTTGGCGGCCAGGGCGTCGGCCGAAGAATTCGACTGGCGGCCCTTGGGCGCATCGCAGCTCGAACGGTTGGCGGTGCCGAGTCTGGTGATACTCGGTCGGAAGGATCGTCTGATACGAGACGCCGGCGCCGCCGCGTCACAGATTCCACGAGCGGCAGTGCACGAACTGGATGCCGGCCATGTGGCGCACGAGGAATGTCCCGGCGAGACACATCAGCTCGTCGCATCGTTCTTGAATCAGGTGCGTCGCATTGGCTAG
- a CDS encoding GNAT family N-acetyltransferase has translation MSREVEVARTYLELRSPEQLRPVDATDPSVAFVHRPAIGVDEYRRLYRAVGYRWYWRDRNAWSDERLAAHLARTEISVWECLVEGESAGYFELERRDDGSVEIAYFGLIEAFVGKGVGKAMLTRAAREAWALQPNRVWLHTCTLDSPHALPNYEARGFARFRTETYLANIDD, from the coding sequence TTGAGCCGCGAGGTCGAAGTCGCCCGCACGTATCTCGAGCTGCGGTCGCCCGAGCAACTCCGCCCCGTAGACGCCACCGATCCGTCGGTGGCGTTCGTGCATCGGCCGGCGATCGGCGTCGACGAGTACCGCCGGTTGTATCGCGCGGTCGGATATCGTTGGTACTGGCGGGATCGCAACGCATGGAGCGACGAGCGGCTCGCCGCGCACCTGGCGCGAACGGAGATCTCCGTGTGGGAGTGCCTCGTCGAGGGCGAAAGCGCCGGCTACTTCGAGCTCGAGCGGCGCGACGACGGTTCGGTTGAGATCGCGTACTTCGGACTGATCGAAGCGTTCGTCGGTAAGGGCGTCGGAAAGGCGATGCTGACCCGGGCGGCGCGCGAGGCGTGGGCACTCCAGCCCAACCGCGTATGGCTGCACACGTGCACGCTCGACTCGCCCCATGCGCTGCCCAACTACGAGGCCAGAGGGTTCGCGCGCTTTCGAACCGAGACCTATCTGGCGAACATAGACGACTAA
- a CDS encoding alpha/beta hydrolase, with translation MRGEFIDLSGARLYYYAAGTRGSGNPVVFIHGFPTSGHLWSEVVSLMPPGHRLVVLDLLGYGRSDRPLSRGVDASAHAERVVALLDELRIDRACVVGHGFGGGVAQCIAVRHPQRVSHLALIDSIAFDRWPIARLRVSRAMLPLATILPPPFLVSRLRREVERGFGDRARASRSIDIYLRPFAGHDGAAAAAAHIKGLSTPDRDVHARLSSLDIPAAVVWGRRDRVLPLDTGKTLAGRIPHATLDVIADAQHFTPEETPRQVADAVASLLRR, from the coding sequence GTGCGCGGCGAGTTCATCGATCTGTCGGGCGCGCGTCTCTACTACTACGCCGCCGGCACACGCGGCTCCGGAAATCCGGTCGTGTTCATCCACGGATTCCCGACGTCGGGACACCTCTGGAGCGAAGTCGTCTCGCTCATGCCGCCCGGACACCGTCTCGTCGTGCTCGACCTTCTCGGCTACGGACGCAGCGACCGCCCGTTGTCGCGCGGCGTCGACGCGAGCGCGCACGCCGAGCGCGTCGTCGCGCTGCTCGATGAGCTGCGCATCGATCGCGCGTGCGTCGTCGGCCACGGATTCGGCGGCGGCGTCGCGCAGTGCATCGCGGTGCGGCATCCGCAGCGCGTCTCGCACCTCGCCCTGATCGACAGCATCGCGTTCGACCGCTGGCCGATCGCGCGCCTGCGCGTTTCGCGCGCGATGCTCCCGCTGGCGACGATCCTTCCGCCGCCATTTCTCGTCTCGCGGCTCAGACGCGAAGTCGAGCGCGGCTTCGGCGACCGCGCTCGCGCGTCGCGCTCGATCGACATTTACCTGCGGCCGTTCGCCGGGCATGACGGCGCCGCCGCGGCGGCGGCCCACATAAAAGGACTCTCAACGCCGGACCGCGACGTCCACGCGCGGCTGTCGTCGCTCGACATCCCGGCCGCCGTCGTGTGGGGACGTCGCGACCGCGTGCTGCCGCTCGACACCGGCAAAACGCTCGCCGGCCGGATTCCCCACGCGACCCTCGACGTGATCGCCGACGCCCAGCACTTCACGCCGGAAGAGACGCCGCGTCAAGTGGCGGACGCGGTCGCCTCGCTTCTGCGCCGCTAG